A genomic stretch from Aedes albopictus strain Foshan chromosome 2, AalbF5, whole genome shotgun sequence includes:
- the LOC134288307 gene encoding uncharacterized protein LOC134288307, whose translation MAHHHSHHHRHSVVDKQLQKIDEIFMNQKENEVKIVESRTSRHCNIHGSHRRGSICSAVKRDYVSSMADLSASKRASYGSIYNVGREAEMAKRKTRLANRNSIAHFGDLYSSKKNLYNPDRRRDSMPILNKPARPMEHPSDFPSMLRNTSVSTVDLRRKPSISGRSTASKRSSLNLDDHQIHLPFAPTTGKLHSILKNKASSPSKDSEDSSEHDLCDLTKRLSFDSGIVKPPVVNRRNSNDSSYSSYSRRISIDSLDATRRNSRRISDVSSLFGNDEDSVVVGSGGGIDLDRIRVLNNNFSNSFAGAGKREVCSPLYIVGLEAVGIHINTISLRSVYTPMTFH comes from the coding sequence ATGGCCCATCATCATTCGCATCATCATCGTCACAGTGTGGTGGACAAGCAATTGCAGAAAATAGATGAAATTTTCATGAACCAAAAAGAGAACGAGGTCAAAATTGTAGAATCCAGAACAAGCCGGCACTGTAATATTCATGGAAGTCATCGGAGAGGAAGTATTTGTTCGGCTGTGAAACGTGACTACGTTAGCTCCATGGCTGATCTAAGTGCCAGCAAACGAGCTTCCTACGGATCGATCTACAATGTTGGCCGAGAAGCAGAAATGGCTAAAAGAAAAACTCGATTGGCAAACAGGAACTCAATCGCCCATTTCGGCGACCTATATTCCAGCAAGAAGAATTTGTACAACCCAGACCGCCGACGTGACAGTATGCCAATCCTAAATAAACCGGCTCGCCCTATGGAGCATCCATCCGACTTTCCGTCGATGCTTCGCAACACATCGGTTTCTACCGTTGACCTTCGACGGAAACCTTCTATTTCCGGAAGATCAACAGCCAGCAAGCGGAGCAGCCTTAACCTTGACGATCACCAAATTCACCTCCCATTCGCCCCAACAACCGGAAAGCTTCACTCGATCCTCAAGAACAAGGCCTCTTCGCCGTCTAAGGACAGTGAGGACAGTAGCGAGCATGACCTATGCGACCTCACCAAACGCCTTTCGTTCGACTCGGGGATAGTGAAGCCGCCGGTTGTCAACCGGCGGAACTCGAATGACTCCAGCTATTCCTCCTACTCGCGGCGGATTTCTATTGATTCACTCGATGCAACTCGACGCAACTCCAGGCGAATCTCCGACGTCTCTTCTCTGTTTGGTAATGACGAGGACAGCGTGGTGGTTGGCAGTGGTGGAGGAATCGATCTTGATCGGATTCGAGTGCTGAACAATAACTTTAGCAATAGCTTTGCTGGCGCTGGCAAACGCGAG